A single genomic interval of Streptomyces sp. BA2 harbors:
- a CDS encoding type I polyketide synthase, with the protein MRPELSSTTPIAIVGMGCRFPGIESVDELWDVLVANVDTVKPVPHERFDISDFYDPTPMTPGRTVSRHGGFLTDPFGFDAAFFGISPVEAREMDPQQRLLLHVVWEALESAGTVPSRLAGSRSGVFVGQATSEYADIAPRAHEPDVRGMVGSRLRAVTAGRVSYAFDLRGPSVVLDTACSSSLVAVHAARQSLLTGESDLCIAAGVNVMVSPHDSIAYSQGDMLSPGGRCRFGDAGADGFVRSEGVGAVVLKRLDDALRDGDPVSAVLLGSAVTNDGAASGLLIRPSVEGQADMMREACVSAGIKPSELDYVEAHGTGTHVGDEVELRALAESAGQGRPADRPLLTGSVKTNVGHAEAAAGIAGLIKTALILRHGVIPASLHLDEPHALLSQDDFPVRVVTRNRPLDTARSGALLGVSSFGLSGTNAHLVVGAHVREPDPEPDPEPTPEARRTARDSWPHLLVLSARTSDSLRRLAENYAAYLGPSGPGRPHRLGDICSAAATGRDAHPHRLWVVGDDHDSLSRRLRALAAGETIPDGGIAEAGLSGDKRVVYVFSGQGSQWVGMSRALYHSSPAFRTALDACDRAVRKELGWSVLEQLASGEAEFPTDVSTVQPALWAVQVALAAAWRDRGVEPDLCMGHSMGEIAAAHVSGALSIDDAAAVICRRSRLMQRLAGQGAMLVVELSATRARQYTEAYRETVCVAVENAPTTTVLAGDPVSLAALQAELEESGILCRLVKVNVASHSPQMDSLRDDLLKELTDLSPVPVTTGMVSTVHGSKIQGPELTADYWMDNLRRPVRFADTVREVAHETESVFLEVSPHPVLVAAMDDTLGDEHGDAAAVSSLHRACDEPTELARAAGRIFAHGGRVDWQRWYGGGPRHVPSLPTYAWDVTQFRREAADPVAARGAAASRVRRIDLSSWGSTADWGSGVAVHGVSPVPPVVYLAAMLETAQEADRGTSFELRDVKLGDAHVPVEAVGDTTLQVTLDGDREGDRHARTVTVQAALRGSPSPVFCASGRAVRADTDEAGPVDAGALDDSGALDVAGALDGALARCRDYLGAQDFLSLARRHGYDIGEPFRAVEHLWRRDGEAVARVRLEKPLPQVGWETGLLSLLAARPGAASGNDGFAHVPLSFDSVRFHAELEPEFWSLSTVRSENGGASLRADVLLIAPDRRLLARFSGIRMRRLARTSSSRASTAPVTSRPHRGDAAETLVAYSAALLGMPASDIDERRSLRDLGLDSLMASQLRGHLRRSHGIEITAGRLLGAESIAGLRESLAGHGE; encoded by the coding sequence ATGCGCCCAGAACTCTCGAGCACGACACCCATCGCGATCGTCGGCATGGGATGCCGGTTCCCAGGGATCGAGAGCGTCGACGAACTGTGGGACGTGCTCGTGGCCAACGTCGACACCGTGAAGCCCGTACCTCACGAGCGCTTCGACATCAGCGACTTCTACGACCCCACCCCCATGACTCCCGGTCGAACGGTGTCCCGGCACGGCGGTTTCCTCACCGACCCCTTCGGCTTCGACGCGGCGTTCTTCGGCATCTCCCCCGTGGAAGCACGCGAGATGGATCCGCAGCAACGGCTACTGCTGCACGTCGTGTGGGAAGCCCTGGAATCGGCCGGGACGGTCCCCTCCCGGCTCGCGGGCAGCCGCAGCGGCGTGTTCGTCGGGCAAGCGACGTCCGAGTACGCGGACATCGCCCCCCGGGCCCACGAGCCCGATGTCCGCGGCATGGTGGGCAGCAGGCTGCGTGCCGTCACGGCCGGCCGCGTCTCCTACGCCTTCGACCTGCGCGGGCCGAGCGTCGTGCTGGACACCGCGTGCTCCTCGTCGCTGGTCGCCGTGCACGCCGCACGGCAGAGTCTGCTCACCGGCGAGAGCGACCTGTGCATCGCCGCGGGTGTCAACGTCATGGTGTCGCCGCACGACTCCATCGCCTACTCCCAGGGAGACATGCTCTCCCCCGGGGGCCGCTGCCGGTTCGGTGACGCCGGAGCCGACGGGTTCGTTCGCAGCGAAGGCGTAGGAGCGGTGGTGCTCAAGCGGCTGGACGACGCGCTCCGGGACGGTGACCCCGTGAGTGCGGTGCTGCTCGGCAGCGCGGTCACCAACGACGGTGCGGCGAGCGGACTGCTGATCCGCCCCTCCGTGGAGGGCCAGGCCGACATGATGCGCGAAGCGTGCGTCAGCGCGGGCATCAAGCCGTCGGAACTCGACTACGTCGAGGCGCATGGCACCGGAACGCACGTCGGGGACGAGGTGGAGCTCCGGGCGCTCGCCGAGTCGGCCGGTCAAGGCCGCCCCGCGGACCGGCCGTTGCTGACCGGATCGGTCAAGACGAACGTCGGTCACGCCGAGGCCGCGGCCGGCATCGCCGGCCTGATCAAGACGGCGCTGATCCTCCGGCACGGTGTCATCCCCGCGTCGCTGCACCTTGACGAGCCGCACGCCCTGCTCTCGCAGGACGACTTCCCGGTACGCGTGGTGACGCGCAACCGGCCCTTGGACACCGCCCGTTCCGGTGCCCTGCTCGGCGTCAGCTCCTTCGGCCTGTCCGGGACGAACGCCCATCTGGTCGTCGGCGCCCACGTCCGCGAGCCCGATCCCGAACCCGACCCCGAACCCACGCCCGAGGCCCGGCGCACGGCCAGGGACTCCTGGCCCCACCTGCTCGTGCTCAGTGCGCGTACGTCCGACTCCCTCCGCCGCCTGGCTGAGAACTACGCGGCCTACCTGGGCCCCTCCGGGCCCGGACGGCCGCACCGCCTTGGCGACATCTGCTCCGCCGCGGCCACCGGACGCGACGCCCATCCGCACCGGCTGTGGGTCGTGGGCGACGACCACGACTCTCTGTCACGGCGGCTGCGCGCCCTCGCCGCGGGCGAGACCATTCCCGACGGCGGAATCGCGGAGGCGGGGCTGTCGGGTGACAAGCGCGTCGTCTACGTCTTCTCGGGACAAGGGTCGCAGTGGGTGGGCATGAGCCGGGCTCTGTACCACTCCTCGCCCGCCTTCCGGACGGCGCTGGACGCCTGTGACCGGGCCGTACGCAAGGAGCTCGGCTGGTCGGTTCTGGAGCAACTCGCTTCCGGCGAAGCCGAGTTCCCGACTGATGTGAGCACCGTTCAACCTGCCCTCTGGGCCGTGCAGGTGGCGCTCGCCGCCGCCTGGCGCGACCGCGGTGTGGAGCCGGATCTGTGCATGGGCCACAGCATGGGAGAGATCGCGGCCGCCCATGTCTCCGGCGCCCTGTCGATCGACGACGCGGCCGCGGTGATCTGCCGGCGCAGCCGGCTGATGCAGCGCCTGGCGGGACAAGGCGCCATGCTCGTCGTCGAGTTGTCGGCCACCCGGGCTCGGCAGTACACCGAGGCCTACCGGGAGACAGTGTGCGTGGCCGTCGAGAACGCACCCACCACCACCGTGCTCGCGGGCGACCCTGTCTCCTTGGCCGCCCTCCAGGCCGAACTGGAGGAGAGCGGCATCCTGTGCCGCCTCGTGAAGGTGAACGTGGCCTCGCACTCGCCGCAGATGGACTCCCTGCGCGACGACCTGCTGAAGGAACTGACCGATCTCTCCCCCGTGCCCGTCACGACAGGCATGGTCTCCACCGTTCACGGTTCCAAGATCCAAGGGCCGGAGCTGACGGCCGACTACTGGATGGACAACCTGCGCCGCCCCGTGCGGTTCGCCGACACCGTACGGGAGGTGGCCCACGAGACGGAGAGCGTCTTCCTCGAAGTCAGCCCGCATCCGGTCCTCGTCGCCGCCATGGACGACACGCTGGGCGACGAGCACGGCGACGCGGCCGCGGTCTCCTCGCTCCACCGCGCCTGCGATGAGCCCACCGAACTGGCCCGGGCGGCGGGCAGGATCTTCGCCCATGGCGGGCGGGTGGACTGGCAGCGATGGTACGGCGGGGGCCCACGGCATGTGCCGTCACTTCCCACGTACGCCTGGGACGTCACGCAGTTCCGGCGCGAGGCCGCCGACCCCGTGGCCGCACGCGGAGCCGCCGCCTCCCGCGTCCGGAGGATCGACCTCTCGTCCTGGGGCTCGACTGCCGACTGGGGCAGCGGCGTCGCGGTCCACGGAGTCTCGCCCGTACCGCCCGTCGTATATCTCGCGGCGATGCTGGAAACGGCCCAAGAGGCCGATCGCGGCACGTCGTTCGAGCTGCGGGACGTCAAGCTGGGCGACGCGCACGTGCCCGTCGAAGCAGTCGGCGACACCACCCTCCAAGTGACCCTGGACGGAGACCGAGAAGGAGACCGACACGCGCGCACCGTGACGGTGCAAGCCGCACTCCGGGGCTCCCCCTCCCCTGTCTTCTGCGCTTCGGGGCGGGCCGTCAGGGCGGACACCGACGAGGCCGGCCCCGTGGACGCGGGCGCCCTAGACGACTCGGGGGCCCTCGACGTTGCGGGCGCCCTCGACGGTGCTCTCGCGCGGTGCCGGGACTATCTGGGGGCACAGGACTTCCTGTCGCTCGCCCGGCGTCACGGGTACGACATCGGAGAGCCGTTCCGGGCCGTGGAGCATCTGTGGCGGCGCGACGGCGAGGCCGTGGCTCGTGTCCGGCTGGAAAAGCCCCTGCCACAAGTCGGCTGGGAGACGGGCCTGTTGTCACTCCTGGCGGCCCGGCCCGGAGCCGCGTCCGGCAACGACGGCTTCGCCCACGTTCCCCTCTCCTTCGACTCGGTCCGGTTCCACGCGGAACTGGAACCGGAGTTCTGGAGTCTGAGCACCGTGCGGTCCGAGAACGGCGGAGCCTCACTCCGGGCCGACGTCCTCCTGATCGCGCCGGACCGTCGCCTCCTGGCGCGGTTCTCCGGAATCCGCATGCGGCGACTCGCGCGTACGTCGTCGTCCCGGGCGAGCACGGCACCGGTCACCAGCCGCCCTCACCGTGGAGACGCCGCGGAAACCCTCGTCGCGTACTCCGCAGCACTGCTGGGCATGCCCGCGTCGGACATCGACGAGCGGCGGTCGCTGCGCGACCTCGGGCTCGACTCCCTGATGGCCTCCCAGCTGCGGGGGCACCTGCGCCGCAGTCACGGCATAGAGATAACCGCCGGGCGGCTCCTGGGAGCGGAGAGCATCGCAGGCCTGCGCGAGAGCCTCGCCGGGCACGGCGAGTGA
- a CDS encoding MFS transporter, whose amino-acid sequence MKVTQSGTGRGVEASAVARGEPKQPQGEPTQPRGESKQPGSARAALIASVLGFFVITLDVSGVNVALPAVRDELGGSMSGIQWVADSYTLMFAALMLSAGAFSDAVGARRAYGWGLGVFTLASLACGAAPTLGALMGARVVQGTAAAMMVPASLALIRQAFPDAEARARGIALWTVGGAVAVAAGPVLGGLLTTEWSWRAVFCLNVPAGIAGFLFLLRAARSPRHAAAFDLPGQLTAILALAALTFAVIEGGHEGLTGTVLAAAGVAVVSGAVFVAVEARRRTPMLPLRLFRERGVSVPVVAGFALNAAFYGGVFVLSLFFQEERGQSALSAGLMFVPMAVITANFNYLSPRAVSRYGPRAVVVAGLLTGAVGCGGLLTVDTGTPWWVTALLMVPLGIGGSLAMPALTSLMLDSVPAERAGTAAALLNTSRQTGGALSIAVFGALLAGDFAPGMRESLLLAGCLLLANALGAAALLPRR is encoded by the coding sequence ATGAAGGTGACGCAATCCGGGACAGGCCGGGGAGTCGAGGCGAGCGCGGTCGCCCGGGGTGAGCCGAAGCAGCCCCAGGGTGAGCCGACGCAGCCCCGGGGTGAGTCGAAGCAGCCCGGCTCCGCCCGCGCGGCTCTGATCGCCTCTGTCCTCGGCTTCTTCGTGATCACTCTCGATGTCTCCGGCGTCAACGTGGCGCTGCCCGCGGTGCGGGACGAGCTCGGCGGCTCGATGTCCGGGATCCAGTGGGTCGCCGACAGCTACACCCTGATGTTCGCGGCGCTGATGCTCTCCGCCGGTGCCTTCTCGGACGCGGTGGGCGCGCGGCGCGCGTACGGCTGGGGGCTCGGTGTCTTCACCCTCGCCTCGCTGGCCTGCGGGGCGGCACCGACGCTCGGGGCACTGATGGGGGCGCGCGTGGTGCAGGGGACCGCGGCAGCCATGATGGTGCCCGCCTCGCTCGCGCTGATCCGGCAGGCGTTCCCCGATGCCGAAGCGCGGGCGCGTGGCATCGCCCTGTGGACGGTCGGCGGCGCGGTGGCCGTGGCCGCGGGGCCCGTGCTCGGTGGGCTGCTCACCACGGAGTGGAGCTGGCGCGCGGTGTTCTGCCTCAACGTGCCTGCCGGGATCGCCGGTTTCCTCTTCCTGCTACGGGCAGCGCGCTCGCCGCGCCACGCTGCCGCGTTCGACCTGCCCGGTCAGCTGACGGCGATTCTCGCGCTGGCCGCCCTGACCTTCGCCGTGATCGAGGGCGGGCACGAGGGGCTCACCGGCACGGTGCTGGCCGCTGCCGGGGTCGCGGTGGTGTCCGGGGCCGTTTTCGTGGCCGTCGAGGCACGGCGGCGCACGCCGATGCTGCCGCTGCGGCTGTTCCGTGAGCGCGGTGTCAGCGTGCCGGTCGTCGCGGGCTTCGCCCTCAACGCGGCCTTCTACGGCGGAGTGTTCGTACTGAGCCTCTTCTTCCAGGAGGAGCGGGGGCAGTCGGCGCTGTCCGCCGGGCTGATGTTCGTGCCGATGGCAGTGATCACCGCGAACTTCAACTACCTCTCGCCCCGGGCGGTTTCCCGCTACGGCCCGCGGGCGGTGGTCGTCGCGGGACTGCTGACCGGCGCTGTGGGCTGCGGCGGGCTGCTCACCGTCGACACCGGCACGCCTTGGTGGGTGACCGCCCTGCTGATGGTCCCCCTGGGCATCGGCGGCTCCCTCGCCATGCCTGCACTGACCTCCCTGATGCTCGACAGCGTCCCCGCCGAGCGGGCCGGCACGGCGGCGGCGCTGCTCAACACCAGTCGCCAGACGGGCGGAGCGCTCAGCATCGCCGTCTTCGGGGCGCTGCTCGCCGGGGACTTCGCGCCTGGGATGCGGGAGAGTCTGCTGCTCGCCGGCTGCCTGCTGCTGGCCAATGCGCTGGGCGCGGCGGCATTGCTGCCGCGAAGGTGA
- a CDS encoding helix-turn-helix domain-containing protein, producing MSEGTELGRFLRARRGQIRPQDVGLRGSTGIRRTPGLRREELATLAGVSVDYYTRLERGSETRPSPSVVTAIGEVLQLSPDALHRLHELVALAAGQSPAPSPGPARAVRESVRTLLETLRPAPAYVVGRANDLLAANRPGLRLFPGITDWPWERRNLTRYMFLHPMGRSLYRDWEEMAAHSAAHLRAMAGADPDMPELAQLVGELVVKSPEFARLWERYDVQARGGGEKHFQHPEVGSMCLSFEVMAIFRTDGQRLVIYQAPPGTPDHDAMLLLDMASPTEAALSEAEGAEE from the coding sequence ATGAGCGAAGGTACGGAACTGGGTCGTTTCCTCCGCGCCCGCCGCGGGCAGATCCGCCCGCAGGACGTGGGCCTGCGCGGCAGCACAGGCATCCGCCGCACTCCGGGGCTGCGCCGCGAGGAACTGGCGACGCTGGCCGGGGTCAGCGTCGACTACTACACGCGACTTGAGCGCGGCAGCGAGACCAGACCATCGCCCTCCGTCGTCACCGCGATCGGCGAGGTGCTCCAGCTCTCCCCCGACGCGCTGCACCGGCTGCACGAGCTGGTGGCGCTCGCCGCGGGCCAGTCGCCCGCGCCGTCCCCGGGCCCGGCGCGTGCCGTACGGGAGTCGGTCCGTACCCTGCTGGAGACGCTGCGTCCCGCACCCGCGTACGTCGTCGGCCGTGCCAACGACCTGCTGGCCGCCAACCGGCCCGGCCTGCGCCTCTTCCCCGGCATCACGGACTGGCCGTGGGAGCGCCGCAACCTCACCCGCTACATGTTTCTGCACCCCATGGGCCGCAGTCTGTACCGCGACTGGGAGGAGATGGCGGCACACAGCGCCGCCCATCTGCGGGCGATGGCGGGCGCCGACCCTGACATGCCGGAGCTGGCCCAGCTCGTCGGTGAACTCGTCGTGAAGAGCCCGGAGTTCGCCCGGCTCTGGGAGCGGTACGACGTACAGGCGCGCGGCGGCGGCGAGAAACACTTCCAGCATCCCGAGGTCGGCTCGATGTGCCTCTCGTTCGAGGTGATGGCGATCTTCCGCACGGACGGCCAGCGCCTCGTCATCTACCAGGCACCGCCCGGCACCCCGGACCACGACGCGATGCTGCTCCTCGACATGGCGAGCCCCACGGAGGCGGCACTTTCCGAGGCCGAGGGCGCCGAGGAGTAG
- a CDS encoding FAD-dependent monooxygenase gives MSVQRVPVLVVGGAYTGLTTALSLAARGVRPLLVERRPNTSTLPKAWGLNTRSQELLHTLPGVAERLRTALADTQWPRISHGASMADPERLHLDPQAGLPDPQELSAVPPLAWVSQAQVEEILRTSAEESDADIRLGTEMVSFTQDDEKVTATLREVSSGREYVVEADYMVAADGNTSPIRDMLGIAVEGSGTIGHMYILTFEADLTRYVEKGAVEVIGMPGSGSSFILDGSERHTLWVDYFPERGETPEDFTEERCLERIRRAIGDPEIDVTFVNARFFAINHKLAERFRQGRVFLAGDSAHACPPNGGQGGNLAIQDAYELSWRLALVLTGQAGPDLLDTYETERRPIVTITLEREVELAKISEGRVPASYNPSDPDAPIPMPKEFLGFRYHSAAVRTEADDDGSLQEDPWKATGRPGGRAPHVALTEGPRELSTHDLFGRGFVLLAGYEAPEWVAAAEKAARGLGTTLAAYRIGDRFVAGGDAWCDRYGVEPTGAALIRPDAVVAWRAKKAADDPEGELTAALTAILAR, from the coding sequence ATGTCAGTCCAGCGAGTTCCTGTACTCGTCGTCGGTGGTGCATATACCGGGCTCACCACGGCGCTGAGTCTGGCCGCGCGTGGTGTGCGCCCTCTGCTGGTGGAGCGGCGACCGAATACCTCCACGCTGCCGAAGGCGTGGGGACTGAACACCCGTTCCCAGGAGCTGCTCCACACGCTGCCCGGCGTGGCCGAGCGGCTCCGCACCGCCCTCGCGGACACGCAGTGGCCCCGCATCAGCCACGGTGCCTCCATGGCCGACCCCGAGCGGCTCCACCTCGATCCGCAGGCCGGGCTGCCCGACCCGCAGGAGTTGTCGGCGGTGCCGCCGCTCGCCTGGGTGTCTCAGGCCCAGGTCGAGGAGATCCTCCGTACAAGTGCCGAGGAGAGCGACGCGGACATCCGCCTCGGCACCGAGATGGTCTCCTTCACGCAGGACGACGAGAAGGTCACCGCAACGCTGCGTGAGGTCTCCAGTGGCCGCGAGTACGTGGTCGAGGCGGACTACATGGTGGCGGCCGACGGGAACACCAGCCCGATCCGGGATATGCTCGGCATCGCCGTCGAAGGCAGCGGAACCATCGGCCACATGTACATCCTCACCTTCGAGGCCGATCTGACGCGCTACGTGGAGAAGGGCGCGGTCGAGGTCATCGGGATGCCCGGCAGCGGATCCAGCTTCATCCTGGACGGCTCGGAGCGGCACACGCTCTGGGTCGACTACTTCCCCGAGCGGGGCGAGACGCCGGAGGACTTCACCGAGGAGCGCTGCCTGGAGCGGATACGCCGCGCGATCGGCGACCCGGAGATCGACGTCACCTTCGTCAACGCCCGCTTCTTCGCCATCAATCACAAGCTGGCCGAGCGGTTCCGCCAGGGCCGTGTGTTCCTGGCCGGCGACTCCGCGCACGCCTGCCCGCCCAACGGAGGGCAGGGCGGCAACCTCGCCATCCAGGACGCCTACGAGCTGTCCTGGCGGCTCGCGCTGGTTCTCACCGGACAGGCGGGACCCGACCTGCTGGACACGTACGAGACCGAGCGGCGCCCGATCGTCACCATCACTCTTGAGCGCGAGGTCGAACTGGCGAAGATCTCCGAGGGCCGGGTGCCCGCCAGCTACAACCCGTCCGATCCCGACGCCCCCATCCCCATGCCCAAGGAGTTCCTGGGGTTCCGGTACCACTCCGCCGCTGTCCGCACCGAGGCCGACGACGACGGCAGTCTCCAGGAGGATCCCTGGAAGGCCACCGGGCGTCCCGGTGGACGAGCACCGCACGTCGCCCTCACCGAAGGCCCGCGGGAGCTCTCCACCCACGACCTGTTCGGTCGCGGTTTCGTGCTGCTGGCGGGGTACGAAGCCCCCGAGTGGGTCGCCGCCGCCGAGAAGGCCGCCCGCGGTCTCGGGACCACCCTGGCCGCGTACCGGATCGGCGACCGCTTCGTCGCGGGCGGCGATGCCTGGTGCGACCGTTACGGGGTCGAGCCGACCGGAGCGGCGTTGATCCGCCCCGATGCCGTCGTGGCCTGGCGCGCCAAGAAGGCCGCGGACGATCCGGAAGGCGAACTGACGGCAGCGCTCACCGCGATACTCGCGCGCTGA
- a CDS encoding NAD(P)-dependent alcohol dehydrogenase yields MPSTLALSLPAKGAPFTLTTIERRPLRANDVRIDIRFSGICHTDLHFGQDDWGGTFFPLVPGHEITGVVSEVGGAVTEFAPGDRAGVGCMVNSCGKCAPCRSGDEQYCTEGFVKTYSARDHDGTVTLGGYSQSITVSEHFVLRIPDALELDGAAPLLCAGATVYSPLRRWQAGPGMRVGVLGMGGLGHLGVKIAAAMGAEVTLLGRSPDKKDDALSFGAARFVDTRDSEQLAGLAGHFDLLINTVPAQIDMDAHLGLLGIDGTLVHVGAPGDPTASYNVFSLLGARRSIAGSSIGGIRETQDMLDFCARHHITSEIEKIPADRVSEAWANLSGVRYRYVIDVATLGTLHTSPPAF; encoded by the coding sequence ATGCCCAGCACCCTCGCGCTGTCACTGCCCGCCAAGGGAGCGCCCTTCACGCTGACCACCATCGAGCGGCGCCCGCTGCGCGCCAACGACGTCCGGATCGACATCAGATTCTCCGGTATCTGCCACACCGACCTGCACTTCGGGCAGGACGACTGGGGTGGGACGTTCTTTCCCCTCGTACCCGGACACGAGATAACCGGAGTGGTGTCGGAAGTCGGCGGCGCCGTCACGGAGTTCGCGCCGGGGGACCGGGCGGGCGTGGGCTGCATGGTCAACTCCTGTGGCAAGTGCGCCCCTTGCCGGTCGGGCGACGAGCAGTACTGCACGGAAGGCTTCGTCAAGACGTACTCGGCGCGTGACCACGACGGGACGGTGACGCTGGGCGGTTACAGCCAGTCCATCACCGTCTCGGAGCACTTCGTCCTGCGGATACCCGACGCGCTCGAACTCGACGGTGCGGCACCGCTGTTGTGCGCGGGCGCCACGGTCTACTCACCCCTGCGCCGCTGGCAGGCGGGTCCGGGCATGCGTGTCGGCGTGCTCGGCATGGGAGGTCTCGGGCACCTGGGGGTGAAGATCGCCGCGGCCATGGGCGCCGAGGTCACCTTGCTCGGCCGGTCGCCGGACAAGAAGGACGACGCCCTGAGCTTCGGCGCCGCACGGTTCGTGGACACCCGCGACAGCGAGCAACTCGCCGGACTCGCGGGCCACTTCGACCTTCTCATCAACACGGTGCCTGCCCAGATCGACATGGACGCCCACCTGGGCCTGCTCGGCATCGACGGCACCCTCGTCCACGTGGGCGCCCCGGGCGACCCGACCGCCTCGTACAACGTGTTCTCCCTCTTGGGAGCCCGCCGCAGCATCGCGGGGTCCTCCATCGGTGGCATACGCGAGACCCAGGACATGCTCGACTTCTGCGCGCGGCACCACATCACATCGGAGATCGAGAAAATCCCCGCGGACCGGGTTTCCGAGGCATGGGCGAATCTTTCCGGTGTCCGCTACCGATATGTCATCGATGTCGCCACGCTCGGCACCCTTCACACTTCACCGCCCGCGTTTTGA
- a CDS encoding allene oxide cyclase barrel-like domain-containing protein, with product MSKKTLAISGAVASALLALGISAVLTVPAQATSEEVINLDVGNNGVVHTDVGAHGLSVGDEYVYADKLSRGGEQIGEDGSSCQVTELRGSDVTTSCVLSIQLPKGQLTAQSLWVKGSDTVRMAITGGTGAYRGATGELAAKNIQTPKETYRITLDR from the coding sequence ATGTCGAAGAAGACTCTGGCCATTTCCGGTGCTGTCGCCAGCGCATTGCTGGCACTGGGAATATCCGCCGTGCTGACCGTTCCCGCGCAGGCCACGTCCGAGGAGGTCATCAACCTGGACGTGGGCAACAACGGCGTCGTGCACACCGATGTCGGTGCCCACGGGTTGAGCGTCGGGGACGAGTACGTGTACGCGGACAAGCTCTCCCGGGGCGGTGAACAGATCGGTGAGGACGGCAGTTCCTGCCAGGTGACCGAGCTGCGCGGTTCGGACGTCACCACCAGCTGCGTGCTGTCGATACAGCTGCCCAAGGGGCAGCTCACCGCGCAATCCCTCTGGGTGAAGGGCAGCGACACGGTGCGGATGGCCATCACGGGCGGTACTGGTGCCTATCGCGGCGCGACCGGCGAGCTGGCGGCGAAGAACATCCAGACGCCGAAGGAGACCTACCGCATCACGTTGGACAGGTAA
- a CDS encoding aromatic amino acid ammonia-lyase, translating into MPHVPTAQHMEIDGAGLSPRSVAAAARHSGGGTRVTLSASAAERMRASVGLKESLLAQEVPMYAVTTGFGDSCVRQISPDKAHELQRNLVLYHLNGVGPAAVPEVARAAMLIRANALAKGVSAIRPQAVSTLLECLGRDILPLIPERGSVGASGDLVPLCYLAAALIGEGQALHRGTVRPALDALRDEGIEPLSLAPKEGIALINGTSFAAAYAVLAASDARELACVAEIATAMTLEALHGNASALHPFVHANKPHQGQVKSADAIRTLLAGSRLATSFDDILVRREKLAGRSFLQLNERIQDKYSVRCAPQIIGIVRDTLDWTESWLTTEINSATDNPLFDVDESGLHLGGNFYAGHVGQSMDSLKTAVAGLANLLDRQLALVVDEKFNEGLPPNLVVARDPDDPEAGLHHGFKGMQIAASAVTAEALKHTGPASVFSRSTEAHNQDIVSMGTISARDARTVNGLVREVAAIHLLALAQALDLRGVEKASPAVRAVHALIREHSAFVTHDRRLDQDIEAVIGLIETGSLRRAAGIGDDEFAVD; encoded by the coding sequence ATGCCGCACGTACCCACGGCCCAGCACATGGAAATCGACGGAGCCGGCCTCTCCCCCCGCTCCGTCGCTGCGGCCGCACGCCACAGCGGCGGCGGGACTCGCGTGACGCTCAGTGCCTCGGCCGCCGAGCGGATGCGTGCCTCCGTGGGCCTCAAGGAGTCGCTGCTGGCGCAGGAAGTTCCCATGTACGCCGTCACCACGGGCTTCGGCGACAGCTGCGTCCGGCAGATCTCGCCGGACAAGGCGCACGAACTCCAGCGCAACCTGGTGCTCTATCACCTCAACGGCGTGGGTCCCGCAGCCGTACCGGAGGTCGCCCGGGCAGCCATGCTCATCAGGGCCAACGCGCTGGCCAAGGGAGTCTCCGCGATCCGGCCGCAGGCGGTGTCGACCCTGCTGGAGTGCCTGGGCCGGGACATCCTGCCCTTGATTCCTGAACGCGGATCGGTCGGCGCAAGCGGTGACCTGGTACCGCTGTGCTATCTGGCCGCGGCGCTGATCGGCGAAGGACAGGCCCTGCACCGCGGCACCGTGCGTCCGGCGCTCGACGCCCTGCGCGACGAGGGCATCGAGCCACTGTCCCTCGCGCCCAAGGAGGGAATCGCGCTGATCAACGGAACCTCCTTCGCCGCCGCGTACGCGGTCCTCGCCGCCTCGGACGCAAGGGAGTTGGCCTGCGTCGCCGAGATCGCGACAGCCATGACACTGGAGGCCCTGCACGGCAACGCGTCCGCCCTTCATCCCTTCGTCCACGCGAACAAGCCGCACCAGGGCCAGGTCAAGTCCGCCGACGCCATCCGTACGTTGCTGGCGGGGTCGCGGCTCGCCACCTCCTTCGACGACATCCTGGTGCGCCGCGAAAAGCTGGCCGGGCGGAGTTTCCTGCAGCTGAACGAGAGGATCCAGGACAAGTACTCGGTGCGCTGCGCACCGCAGATCATCGGCATCGTCCGCGACACGCTCGACTGGACGGAGAGCTGGCTCACCACCGAGATCAACTCCGCGACCGACAACCCCCTGTTCGACGTCGACGAGTCCGGGCTCCATCTCGGCGGCAACTTCTACGCAGGTCATGTCGGGCAGTCCATGGACAGTCTGAAGACCGCGGTGGCCGGCCTGGCCAACCTGCTCGACCGTCAGCTCGCGCTCGTCGTGGACGAGAAGTTCAACGAGGGGCTGCCGCCCAACCTGGTCGTCGCACGGGACCCGGACGATCCCGAGGCCGGGCTGCACCACGGGTTCAAGGGGATGCAGATAGCAGCCTCGGCCGTCACCGCCGAAGCCCTCAAACACACAGGTCCCGCATCGGTGTTCTCCCGCTCCACGGAGGCGCACAACCAGGACATCGTCAGCATGGGCACCATCTCGGCCCGTGACGCGCGCACCGTCAACGGCCTGGTGCGCGAGGTGGCGGCCATCCATCTGCTCGCCCTCGCCCAGGCCCTCGATCTGCGGGGCGTCGAGAAGGCGTCGCCGGCCGTCCGGGCCGTGCACGCGCTCATCAGGGAGCACAGCGCCTTCGTCACCCACGACCGCCGTCTGGACCAGGACATAGAGGCGGTGATCGGGCTGATCGAGACCGGATCCCTGCGACGCGCCGCGGGGATCGGCGACGACGAGTTCGCCGTCGATTGA